From Etheostoma cragini isolate CJK2018 chromosome 3, CSU_Ecrag_1.0, whole genome shotgun sequence:
atgtgtaaattcaaacattattatttgaattaactgttttttttctgttttgacgGAATTTTGCGATGAAGCCGACCATTTTGACACACTGCCTCTAAAGTTTACAGTTTCTGTCCTGTGACAAGAtggcttaaaggagaattccggtcaatttcaacatgtaggtcTGTTGTTagtaaatgtggagtgctgtcgGTAAAgggaaaaactaaaccaatcggtgctgcctacaccgtgttatttTCGTGCTAGCGTTAGCCCCCAACAggttaaacagggcaagttttaaacctgtttttagcctctagacatgttcaaaatgtcattaaaagtgcataaccatgtgaagtgattccttctcAGCAAACACAgggaatctgactgctgtagatgtgaaagaaatgcatgaaagttcctgtgttgataccgcaaggagtgcttcgggaccgtctacaaactacaacactgaacAGAGATAATAAAAGTAAGTGCTATactacaactagcaggagacaagttatatttgaggtaagtttggagataCGACCTTATTTACTCATTAAATTAATAGcctatgtatttttgttttatctcttgaatgtaacggatgtttattaatatcaaaggGTTAAGTGCTATAGCTTTAAGACAATCATAGTTTAAGTGATATGGCAGCATAAGCTGCACAAATCTTCATTTAGATGGCTTTTCTGTAAAACTCATATAATTTGGCTTAACTTTGCAACATGCTGTTGATCTAGGAGGCCTATTGTTTAGGGGATATTTTGGCAGTTAGatggttttttatttaagtttgaGTAACACTTTCTTATTGGATCGTGTTGTAGAATACAACTATGAGCGAGTGTTTAGGAAGAGGAACAGCGAGGTGATGACACGTGAGAGAGAAGTAAGACACTGATTTAAAATATAGAGGGAGGGTTTAATAATGATACAAACCCAACGATATGTAACACCTCAAAGCAGCACATTGGCACAAAGTCAGAAGTAAGACAGCACGGAAGATAAAAACCTGTctccaaaaaataaagaatcagAATAAATATCtcgataaataaataaacaggtaATATCTCAGTAATTACTTTGGAACTAATAAATAcgtacatttgaaaatatgcacattggcaaaaaaaataaaataaccccaaaaaaggaaatagtACTTAACACAGAGTTACTTAAAATCATAAGGTATTGATTAATGAAATCAAAAGGCACATTTATTAAGATGTAAGAATGGGACCTGCAATAGTGACCGCATGACTGTCAGTACTGTACTCTTAACACCATTTCTGAGCCTGAAGTAGCAAATCGTGTGCATTGGCTTTACTGGTTCGGTTTGTCTGCACCGTCGAGGGAacgcgtgtgtctgtgtgcaggtcTATGCGTTGCAGATTTGTGGGGTTTGTGTGTCGGATGGGGGGGGAGACAAGACGAAGGTTTTTTTTAGGCTCGGAGGATAGCGGTCTAGTGACCGACTGACTGTGTTTCCTgccatattgtttttttacttctttttttttaagttggcCAACATTGTCGGCAGGCTGGCCTGTCGTAGTGAGGAAGACCGTCCCATAACGGAGACGTCAGGGGTCGTGTTTATCACTCCGTCCCCAGTCTCATCGTCTCTGTCCACTCACTTTAagaagtcactttggataaaagttcTTGGCTAAACctaaaatttaaataatctgGTAAAGCTTCTGAAAGGTTAATTCTGCCATAATTCAGTGTTCCCATCTTTAGttttaaaggatttaaaagaccaagacccccccacacacacacacacacacacacacacacatattatctTATACTGTTGGGATCTTATCATTCGGTGATGCTGAATGCATTTCAGGACTTATTTTGagattgtgttttcttcttacTCCAACTGCTTAACCAAGATCTACTTCTTTTCAACTTTTCATCAACCCGGGCCAGTAAATGGTTCCTCACGTCGGTGAAGAGACCAACAACAGCTACAGGGATACtaaagccttgtttttttttttggtcaaccACAAATTGTGATCTCAGGAATCTTGTTGCTGCATTGCATTTTGCTCAAGAGGAAGGTTTCTGTGGAGTAACTGGCATCTAATATCTAATATATAGGAGGCTGAACAACAGGCCCTTGTTCTATGAATCTAGggaatgtacacacacacacacctttatgtTTATGTTGACATATTAAGATGGTTGCCAGCCATTACAGCATGGTAACAAAATCTGTTAATGGGCCCTTGGCCAGTTATCCACTGAAAGTCTCAGCAACCAGCAAAATAGACACGGAAATGCAACGTACATCACCAGAAGCATTTTAAGAAATGTCCcggcgtgggggggggggttattaaTCTTTATGCTCAGCTATGAACTTACAAAAACCTTCCTCACGCATCATTTTGCTTCACATTTTGGAACAAGAACTTGAAGGATTGTGTGTGACTCTGCTGCACATCGGCAGGGAAAGTTTGAATTGGGTTAGGACAGGATTTGAAATagcaataacaaaagaaaaaaaatgtcaacttcaTACTTAAAGCAACATTCAGCAAACACATTTGCCACTGTGCCCAAACAAAGACCCGCCCACGGCCGTTCGTCTTTTTCGAGCGAGTGTGTCTCTTTTCTTATCACAGGGTCAACAGTCAGGCGCACACCTGTGAGCCGCGTGCTGCTCCTCAACGACAAGCTCCCGTTTATCACTTCCGTTTGATATCGCAACACAGTAACGCACTACAGTATTTCATTTTCGATTTAGCAACCGGTACAAAAATACTCTTTCAATACATAGTTCATTGCACTTGatttagtatttcttttttcttttttttctttttttggtggcATCTCATCCAAAGACCTAGACACATCTTACAGATTGGTCGGCACGGGGGTccatctctgtttttctttggggTTCGGGAGTGTACGTTGTCGTGTACGTTAGGTAGGATAGGCTCACTCAGAGGCCTCGGCTGTAAGCACCTAGACTGATTTAACAAGTACAGTGGTGGGATGGGATGTTTTTCTtagattcatgttaaaaatgcaTGGAAAGATGTGTGTAAAGTGAAGGCGTTTTGTGTTGAACACACATTCtggattgccttttttttttttcttttttttttttttaagaaaacaaaaataagcttGTGTTTGGTTACAAAGGACCACAATGGATCACATTATGACTTTTAAGTCTTTGTGGTTGTCATTGCAACTTCCCTTAACATTAATTGTCCCTTTGCATTTGATAACCTTTCTTTTCCACTGTGGTTGACTGCTTTAACCGAAAGGCGAAACTAGTGGTCTCGGATGCTCATACTATCCTCATTGAAGACTGCACTCCCTCTGGACCCTCTCTCCATACCTCTCTTCCCTCCCCCGTTCATTCCCTAACCAGGGTTGCGTAACATCTGAGGTAAAATTAGAGGTAAAGGGTGACATCTGTTCATCTGACTGACAAACAGGCCCACATGAAACAAAATACTTTTCCCCAAGATCTCATGTTTGTGAATTTGTGATAGTGTGTGCCATTGGGGGATTCTGtcaatgtgtttacatttaataaaatataccaatttaaattataacaatcatatatatatataaacatctttagtttgtgtttttctttctaaattaaaaaaacaaacaaaaaatggacATTTGAAACAGTGTACACATCATCGTTGCCTCGGCCACTCTCTTCCTGTGATAAAGTCTCTGACCGCCCATCCTTGATCAGCCAACCCCCATGGGTCAGGGCTCCAGATGACTCCCACAGAGCCTGGTCTGAGTCagcgcacccccccccccccagcgaGGAGCAGTGAGGAAGGCCTTGGgttgaaaagagagagagtggaatGCAGTGGAAGGCTGTGGGGCTTCGGAGGGCCAGTTCAGAGGTCTGGGTCCCTTGAGAGCACTGTTCCACCTGCTAAGCTCCACCTCCACAGGTGCTCCCTTCTCTCCACGCCCCAAACCTCCTTGGTCCACGGAAAACCCCTCCCACCCCCTTAGCCTGGCCTCATCGGACCGCCTTGTGCTTTCCCCCACAGCAGCCACACCTCTCCCCACACCGCAGGCAGGCGCGCAAAGGCACGTAGCAGCACATGCAGGGCACAAAGAGGGACAGGGCCAGGAGGGCCAACCAGCGGGCACAGCAAAGGGGGTGTGGGTGCCCCCCCAGCGAGTCCTCACACGAGCACGGCTCCCAGAACTCTCCCTCAGAGTCTGACATGCAGTGGTAGAGCAGACTCTCCGCGCACCACACGCAGGTCCACTGGCGCAGGCAGTGCAGGGCCGGGTCCGGGGCGTCTCTGCAGCGGCCCCGCCCGTTCTCCGAAGCGCTGAACACGGAGCGGCAGTACACGCAGCGGGACGAGCACGACGACGAGGCCTGGGGACACGGGCTGTCGTCGTCGGGGGAGATCGCCCCTGGGTCGCTGCCACTGCtggcccctcctcctcctctcttacGAGTCCGCGGCCGGGGCGTGGCCAACGAGGTGTGGATGCAGCAGGGGGAGGGCGAGCCTTTGCACGTCTCCTGGGGGGAGCCAGCAGGCGAGGACACGCCCGATACGGCGTTGGGCGTGGACACACAGGTGGGCGACGACGTGGACAGACCCTGCGAGGCCTTACTGTCCAGGCTCACTGTCACTTCGCAGCCGGCCGTGCCCACTCCTGCCAGCTCCTTCTCAAAGCGAACCACACACAGCTCGGACTTGTCCTGCAGACTCCCTCCGCCACCGACAACCACACCCCCGGTCAGCCCCCCGACCATAGTCCTAGTGGCCCCCGCCCGTCGGTAATCCTCGTAACCTCGAGAACCCCACAGGTCTTTGCAAGGGTCCACGCTGTGCAGGTCTCCCTCTTCCAGGAGCGAAATGGTGGGGGACAGAGGAGATGAGGCCGGAGGACCCACGGGAGGAGTAGGTGGAGCAGGAGGTGGAAGCGGGGGCGCCGGCGGATTCAACACAGCCGTCATTTGTGAGAGCTGGTGCTGTCCCGGCCTGGTGTGGATCTGTGGAGAGGGGATAGAATTACAGAGTGAGGCTGGAACAGAGTGTGCTCTGGCAGCACTTACACAAGGTTTCAGCTCGGATCGCTGAAACAGGAGCACAAACAATccaattttgatttgatttttattctAATTTCACTTCaagttgaataaataaatgtgtggaCTTAAAGGTCTTATACCATGCTACTTTTCAGGTTCAAGTATTTTGGGTTTATACTCCAACAATTACAAGCTTTCTtgttcatgaaaaaaacagtcttttcttttttatactgtctgtctgaatatacctgtatattacctctgtctgaaacgttttagcacctgtctctttaagaccccCTCTTGAAAAAGCCCaatctgctctgattggtcagcgtatCCAAACTCCTGCATCTGGGGTCTCTGGGTCTTTGCGCCACCATTGCATTCAGGTaatgactgtaacggcactgtagttgcactttctacctatatatagtatagtacagaGGTCATTGACGGCTCATTTAGAGGCACAGTTTCTAAATATaggctgtgtgcatttttgtgtggATTGAGCGTTTTGACCACAGTATTTATATTGCACCTCGACATGCTTTGTAAGCAAAATAGAAGGGAATCTCACTTATTAccatatgggacctttaaggatgGAGACAAAATTACcagccatgtttttttattgctctaATGTGtgataatacaataaaaaaaattactaatTGGACGGCCAGTTACTTCATGTCCTATAGTCCTGTGATATGGACTGGAATCCAAGACAACCTATGTTGGATTACAGGGACCCAGATTCCATTCAGtttataaaaattataaattattaaattatgttGGATTGCAGGGACCCAGATTGCATTCAGCCCGAGATTATTTGTTCTGAGAGATGGCCCAATCCAAAGAGGGATGGATAAGCAGataagaagctgggtccagACTCGTTTAATGACAGCCAGACCGATTTTTTTAAGAGAATGGAAGAATGAAGGGGTGCTGTCAAATTAAGAGTGGGCTTGTGAGAAAGATGtcatataaatgttttaaatactaGAAAATGGGGGAAGTATCTGAGCTTATCTGGAAGGCTTCTAAGAAGCTTTCTGCTGGGGAGAAACATGTATCATGGGCTTATGgcttttacatatttatttggtttaggatttattgtctattttgttaCTATTTCTAAGTATGGTCTTGAATATTGTAGTTACTGTGTCttgttttcttgatttttgtctgggtgAGTACTAATGACGAAGGGGGAGGGGATATGTTTATGTCCGAATAGtatgttttgcatgttaaataaacacaaaaaaagtgtttatcaCAAAACAAATACCCCTCATTTTGCTGGGAACCCTGAAGGACTCAAGGAAGTCCCCATACCCCCCCATTGAGAACCATTCCTTAGAGCACAGTCACAAGTGTGACCAGAACACATGCATTAAAAATTGCTAAAAAATGCAACGTGTGTGTTCCTTGAAGCATCGTGTTAGCACTCTGAAGTAGCATGATGGACTTACCTGAGCAGGTGTCTGAGTGGTGAGAGCATGGCTGGATCCGAAACTAAACTCCTCCGGCCGCCCGAAGCAGGTAGAGGACGACTCGCTCGTTACTATGGTGATGGGTTTGGGAAGCATCTCCTTTCTGCTGTTGGATGACGACTCACTTCCTGTATGAGACTGGCACACGCTACATGTCATCCCACAAATCAAAAGCACCAACAACTGCATTTGGGGCCCAGTGGCGACGTCAACGACGTCTTCTCAGAGTAAAATACAGAGGTGCTCAACCGACAAACTGCTCAGATACTCACAGCTTGTCCATCGTCCTCGGTGTCGGCTTCATCTGGTGTGGAGGACGAGGGCGAGTCAGAGCCTTGAGAACATGAATCGAGAGGGTTTAGGTTCTGATGGATCTCTGCTAGAATTCAAACACAACGGATGAAAGTTTTGATGGTGCGTCTCTACCTCTGTCGAGCTTGTCTAGGACAGTCTGCAGCCCTTTCTCAAAGGAGATGGCATCGGCAGGACTCTGGAACGTGAGGCCAAACTTTCGATCTTCTACCCTCCAGTGATGAAAGATGGGGTTCACCTTGTTGTACACTAACCCCCTTTGCACTGCACACTCCAACACTGGCTGAAGACACAAATGGCAATAAAAGCAACATAAGAAGTCCAACCAAGAGTGTTTCCTTTGCTCAAATCATGCACTCTGCTACAGTCTTTAGGGTGGTGTTGAGGACCAACGTGACACCAAAGTCAGCcagaacacacacgcacacactcactgcTCGATCTCGCAGCCGTTCTCCGCGTATGATGTGTTCTCTCCGCCCCCTGCCGTCATGACTCCGCCCTTTACATATGACCACATGACTGAGGCCGCCACCTCCGAGGGGCACCCAACCGCCGCTGGAGTCATCACGCGTCATCACCACTGCGCGAACACGCACACTGTCAGTGAAGCCAAGAGAGTAAGCACAGGCCCAGGCTGGTTAAACAACGGGATGATATAcactgacagacaaacacacacacaaatacccgCAGACACTGACATGCATAtttggttggggggggggtaaaagACAGAAGATCAACTTCCATAAGACAAAAATGCAGTACTATTATGGTGCTAAGGCAACTACTGTTTTCAGCTCTGTTGAACCAACATGGCATGATGACATCTAAAGAAGACACAATTAAAAGCTCGGCCTATGCATTGCAACATGACAACTCAAAAGTATCACACAATTTTACTCAGGTTAATCTGACTGTTATTGGCATGTGAGGCTAAACAAATATGAGCAATCATGAAATATTTCAGCATGACTGCTGTTTAGGAGCATGAGAATCATAACTGGGATTGACTGAGTGTAGGCTATAGAGAAGAAAGTATGGAGCAAATGGATAGAAGAAAGACAGCCAGcgttgaggaggagagaaatgGCCAAatgggaggagggagagaggaagaatgaGTGTTTCCCAGATAGATGTATCAATGAACGCACCCATTCGCCATCAGAGGGCCCGGCATTCTTGCTCTTCCCTCTCCAGTCGGCTGAATAATTCAGCACCGCAGTTGGACATGTGCATGTAATGCCTGCACAGTCTTTTTGTTATTCTCAAGTCACGCTTAATTTTAAGCGTTGCAATTCCGCCCCTGCTGCACGCACTCATTAAAGAACCCCGATAttatgttctatttttttttttatgaatgggGTAGCGCGAGACTGGCTCCGACATCGCGCTGTGCGTTAGATATTTCACCGGAAAAGGCACAAGGCctaaatacaatacaatccAATCgcgtgtggaaaaaaaaaaaaaaagggggaaggaaaaaaaaagaaacgagTGGGTGAGAGGACGGAGAGGAAACGAGAGATGGGGGGAGGGGGCCGATTAGAAAaaagggaaggaggagaggaggggtgaggatgagggagagcgagaggaagaaaaaaaaatcccatttcattcataaagtttggctttaaaaaatcataatgAAACCCCGAGACACGTTGATAAAAATCACAAcgcctccatccctccctcgtTTTACTGTAACCATATATTGAATGACGCGATGCTGGTCCCAAACTCGCCATATTTcgccttcccccccccccacccccctcctccatacattttacacattgaCTGATTTCGTGACGGTTTTTACCAATCGCTAACAACGCATTTCAATCCGAATTGTTGCATAGCTTGGTGttgcttgtttaaaaatgtttacatcatGATTCCTGTAATGTGTGCGCGTGTAGGTTGTGTGCCAGTCGTGTACAAGCAAAGGTCCACATGTAGGTGGCTTCACATTGATCACATATTGGCATAGATATATCGGGAATGGGGTGTATGCTGTTGATTCAAGACTAcgtaatggtgttttttttttaaatatatatactatatattccCGACACCCTGCTAAACTGTAGAAGACCGATTGTGATAATAGTGCATGAGGCAGGATTGGTGTAACATTGATGGCGGTGGCGTTCTTTCTACCCGATGTGGCGAATGGCTGAATACATGTGtgcaatgttaaaaatgaaaatgtaaggaCTTACTCGCCCTCCATGGCTCGGTGTTGCCCGCCGCTTGCAGCAGCCCACCCCAgggtctcctctctctctctctctctctctctctcttgctctctctcactgtctctctctctctctctctctctctctctctttatcctcCTTTCAGGAAACACATACAGGCTCACTCAcattctctctctatctgctcTCATTTTCCtaatctttctctcttcctctctctctcttcctctcgcGCTCTCTGTCCACCTTGATGTCGTTTCGGTGTATCAGGATAGGCTTGAGGTTGCAGCAGCCATTTTCCGCTGGCAgcatcctccctctctctctctccctccctccctccttctctctctctctctctctctctctctccaaatcACTCCCTCGCTTATTCCCACTCTCCCTCTACCTGCCCTGTGCCAACACATCCGCACTAATCATTGACAGCGTTGTGTCTCTCGGTGGGCTATAGGGTTTGTCGGTGTAACCATGTGATTTTAAATGACTGAATTCGAGCTCGGAGTAATATATGCAGTGACGTGGGTGGTAAATGAAACGCTGGGCAAGCCTCCGGTTGATGCCCGGCGAACATTTAATATAAGTCTAATGACTGTGCCCTTCATTGCATCTTGGctagcatttgtgttttttaaaatgacacaagATTAACTTTGGCTTATTGTTGTGTCCCTGTGCTTATTCAATTCTTAACTGTGTATTTATAGGCTAGTGGTCCATCAACAAGTGTCCCACGTGGATCCTAGCGTTGGTGCA
This genomic window contains:
- the spred3 gene encoding sprouty-related, EVH1 domain-containing protein 3; this translates as MEGDVRVRAVVMTRDDSSGGWVPLGGGGLSHVVICKGRSHDGRGRREHIIRGERLRDRAPVLECAVQRGLVYNKVNPIFHHWRVEDRKFGLTFQSPADAISFEKGLQTVLDKLDRGSDSPSSSTPDEADTEDDGQASHTGSESSSNSRKEMLPKPITIVTSESSSTCFGRPEEFSFGSSHALTTQTPAQIHTRPGQHQLSQMTAVLNPPAPPLPPPAPPTPPVGPPASSPLSPTISLLEEGDLHSVDPCKDLWGSRGYEDYRRAGATRTMVGGLTGGVVVGGGGSLQDKSELCVVRFEKELAGVGTAGCEVTVSLDSKASQGLSTSSPTCVSTPNAVSGVSSPAGSPQETCKGSPSPCCIHTSLATPRPRTRKRGGGGASSGSDPGAISPDDDSPCPQASSSCSSRCVYCRSVFSASENGRGRCRDAPDPALHCLRQWTCVWCAESLLYHCMSDSEGEFWEPCSCEDSLGGHPHPLCCARWLALLALSLFVPCMCCYVPLRACLRCGERCGCCGGKHKAVR